TGAATCCGTAGGTCAGATCGGTGCGAAAACCGATGTCGCCGACGTTGGGAGTTTCGCGGACCAGCACGAGTTCGCCCACGTCAAATTTGAAGGAATTGGAATCGCGGTCAAAAATTCGGTTGGTCGAGTTGCCGTTGGTGGGCGATTTGGGATTATGAAAATTATAATTATAAGATGCCGAGGCAAAGCCGTGAACTTCAATGTCTTTTAAGATTTCCATAGCCGAGTCGGCGCGGGCGCTGTCGGAATAGGTTCCGCAAAGTAACAGGCTTGTTAGTAAGGCGGCGCTTATTTTTTTCATTCTGCAATCTCCTCCAAGAAATTGGTTCCCCAAGGTCTGCGCACAGGCGTTTGTTTTGGAGTTTGGATTTAAAATATCTTCGGTCGTTAAATTGTAATCAAATTTCCCAAGGTGTCAAACCTAATATGCCATAATTTAGAATGGCTTAGGCTTGATATAACAAGCCAGGCGACGCGAGACGGATTGCGTCCCGATCACCTGGCTGTGTTCATCAAACCAGATTGTATGCCGTTTCTCCATGTTGCGTGTTGTCGAGGCCGATTTCTTCGTTCTCGTCGTCAACGCGGAAGCCCATGGTTTTCTCCAGAAGAACCACCAGGCCGTAGGTGACGATGAAAGAATAGGCCGCGGCGGCGGCGATCCCTACAATCTGAATCATGACTTGCTTGACATCGCCCGCAAGCAGTCCGGTTCCGCCCACGGTGACGAATAATCCCGTTGCGAGAGCGCCCCAGGCGCCGCCAACGGCGTGAATGCCAAAGGCGTCGAGCGAGTCGTCGTAACCCATTTTAATTTTCATGATCACGGCGGCGTAACAGATAACGCCTGCGGCGAATCCGATCACGATGGCCCACAGCGGTTCCACAAAGCCTGCGGCGGGGGTGATGGCGACCAGACCCGCGACGATCCCCGAAGCGGCTCCCAATGCGCTGGCCTTTCCCACTTTGTAATATTCAGCGGCGAGCCAGCCCAGCAGACCCGCTCCCGTCGCGATTTGCGTGTTGGTGAAGGCGAGCACGGCGGTTTCGTTAGCGGCCAGGGCGCTGCCTGCGTTGAAGCCAAACCAGCCGAACCAGAGCAGTCCCGCGCCCAGCAAGGTTAAGGGGAGGCTGTGAGGAATCATCAGACGCCCGGGAAAGCCTTTGCGTTTTTTCAGAACCATCGCCGCCGCCAGAGCCGCTACGCCGGATGATATGTGGACGACGGTGCCGCCTGCAAAATCCAGCGCGCCCAGTTCGCCCAACCAGCCGCCGCCCCAGACCCAGTGGCAAATAGGATCGTAGACCAGCGTGGTCCAAACCGCGATGAAGACGACATAGGCCTTAAAATCGACCCGCTCGGCGATGCCGCCGCTGATCAGGGCGGCGGTGATGATGGCAAACATCAGTTGGAACATGCAGAACAATAATTCGGGGATCGTTCCGCTGAGCGTATTCATAGTGATCCCAGCCAGAAACATCTTGTCCAGCCCGCCGACAAAACTGCCGATGTCGGCCCCAAAGGCGAGGGAATAGCCGATCACCACCCATTGAATGGTGACAACGCCGAGAGGAACAAAGCTGTGCATGAGGGTGCTCAATACGTTTTTCCGGCGGACCATGCCGCCGTAAAACAAGGCCAGGCCAGGAAGCATGAGCATCACCAAAGCTGAGGAGACCATGATCCAGGCCGTATCGGCATAATTGATCTTCGCGACTTCTTCGGCGTGGACAGGTTCCGCAAGCGCCACAATAGAGAAGAGGGTCAGTAAAATTAGTTTGTAATTGTGCTTCCCGGTTAGCATGAGATCCAACTCCTTGATTCAGGTTGATCTTCCGTTAATTGCATTTCATCGAATGAAGTGGAATGATGAAATTGCGACATTGTTATTGCCCACAGAATCGCTTCTGAATGCTTATTTTCAAATCCTGTACCAAGTGATGTTGTTTTTCAGGAATCCCGCTAATTAGCTTTTAAAGCTATATATTTAAAAGGTTTAATATTAAAGGTCTGTTCTTTGGAAATCTGCAGTTGAACCCAGGTCGAAAATAAATGCGTATTATTCGGGCATTAATATATGAGGGCGCTTTAAAAATAAACAAAGCGGTCGAGTGTCTTTAGAAATTTTGAGAATAGTCGTTAAGTAATTGAATAGTTTTTAGTTATTCATTATGTTAAAATTGATCGTCAAATTATTGGCAATTCCGGTCAGTTTTTAAAAGCGTTTTGAATTTGCCAAGGCTATATGGATAAAGCATTTAAATAGAGTGGATTCGAGGCTTTGTCCGAATTTGTATAGCGTGGCATATATTTTGCTTTTTACGATATCGTGTGAATTTAATATTCTTTTGACAAGGCCGCCCCGAAACAAGAGCGAGGGGCGGGATTGGGCCGAAAGGTTCTTAAAAAACGTCTCCAACGGTCGCTCACGACCCCTGGGAGGAATTT
This window of the Candidatus Nitrohelix vancouverensis genome carries:
- a CDS encoding ammonium transporter, whose product is MLTGKHNYKLILLTLFSIVALAEPVHAEEVAKINYADTAWIMVSSALVMLMLPGLALFYGGMVRRKNVLSTLMHSFVPLGVVTIQWVVIGYSLAFGADIGSFVGGLDKMFLAGITMNTLSGTIPELLFCMFQLMFAIITAALISGGIAERVDFKAYVVFIAVWTTLVYDPICHWVWGGGWLGELGALDFAGGTVVHISSGVAALAAAMVLKKRKGFPGRLMIPHSLPLTLLGAGLLWFGWFGFNAGSALAANETAVLAFTNTQIATGAGLLGWLAAEYYKVGKASALGAASGIVAGLVAITPAAGFVEPLWAIVIGFAAGVICYAAVIMKIKMGYDDSLDAFGIHAVGGAWGALATGLFVTVGGTGLLAGDVKQVMIQIVGIAAAAAYSFIVTYGLVVLLEKTMGFRVDDENEEIGLDNTQHGETAYNLV